A stretch of the Chanos chanos chromosome 1, fChaCha1.1, whole genome shotgun sequence genome encodes the following:
- the atp23 gene encoding mitochondrial inner membrane protease ATP23 homolog has product MDQSKQQEEDYGYNLFPERKTGKYKKGSIAESLFTFNHKCQVMLHLAIETSPYAKLLLGAMKNSGCALHKDRHFSCEDCDGTVSGGFDATTSQIVLCQNNIHQQSHMNRVVTHELIHAFDHCRAHVDWFNNFRHLACSEIRAANLSGDCSFSNELSRFNFGIKQHHQECVRGRALRSILAVRKISREEAEKVVDEVFDSCFNDHAPFGRIPHSKKDAKFAYRDFENRDRYSANL; this is encoded by the exons ATGGATCAAAGTAAACAACAAGAGGAGGACTATGGCTATAATTTATTTccggaaagaaagacaggaaaatacaaaaagggGTCGATAGCAGAAAGCCTGTTCACTTTCAACCACAAGTGTCAGGTCATGCTCCATTTGGCTATTGAGACAA GTCCGTATGCAAAACTTCTCCTTGGAGCAATGAAAAATTCTGGATG CGCATTGCACAAAGACCGACATTTTTCCTGTGAAGACTGTGATGGCACTGTTAGTGGTGGATTCGACGCAACAACGTCTCAA attgttttgtgtCAGAACAACATTCACCAGCAGTCCCATATGAACAGAGTGGTCACACATGAACTCATTCATGCCTTTGACCACTGCCGGGCCCATGTCGACTGGTTCAACAACTTCAGGCACTTGGCCTGTTCTGAG ATCCGTGCAGCCAACCTCAGTGGAGACTGCTCATTCAGCAACGAACTATCCAGATTCAACTTTGGGATAAAACAGCATCACCAG GAGTGTGTCAGGGGTCGGGCGCTACGCTCCATTTTAGCAGTGAGGAAGATAAGCAGAGAAGAGGCGGAGAAGGTGGTGGACGAAGTCTTCGACAGCTGCTTCAACGACCACGCGCCGTTTGGCCGAATTCCACACAGCAAGAAAGATGCAAAGTTTGCCTACAGAGATTTTGAGAACAGAGATCGATATTCTGCAAACCTGTAA
- the rpap3 gene encoding RNA polymerase II-associated protein 3 → MSGGNKAVELQLQMRQNAEDLHAYRKELDSWEDDIKKKDEQLRSGSVPDPQTNIPPVRNKDFKKKKRKVKSRVTDKNGQDEAKKPSRIKAYDYRAWDKFDVDKALESMDKEESPESNDSDSEEAGIVVDKDLALAEKEKGNQFFKEGRYDNAVECYTRGMSADPYNPILPTNRATCFFRLKKYAVAESDCNLAIALDGKYAKAYARRGAARFALKNCQGALEDYEMVLKLDPENTEAQTEVKKIKEALASQPKGDEKAELVQPQMPVVDPAEQRRMEEQQKRQEAVVQKDRGNAYFKEGKYEAAVQCYTTGMEADVTNVLLPANRAMAYLKLQRYAEAEEDCCRAIALDGTYSKAFARRGTARTALGKYTDAKEDFEQVLKLEPGNKQALAELKKVVMEMTARGLLSPEECVHRRTVQPVDKPPHLRSTKPLRRVEIEEVGGEVALSDGPTHKEEKMKGQPERVLTSSNSTEPEVVPPVPTNSFQLEADLRKLGNRSELTYKYLKQITPEAYPKIFQNSLEPDILNHILRIFQSFYIKHEDPSLILEILRNLASVKRFDMAVMFMSSAEKKVLHELFECVRHAGLEDNSVGVLQKKYGV, encoded by the exons ATGTCCGGGGGAAACAAAGCCGTTGAACTACAGCTGCAAATGCGTCAGAATGCAGAGGATCTGCATGCGTACAGGAAAGAACTTGACAGCTGGGAAGACGACATCAAGAAGAAAGACGAACAACTTAGAAGCGGGAGCGTACCTGATCCCCAA ACAAATATTCCACCAGTGAGAAATAAGGActttaagaagaagaagaggaaagttAAAAGCAGAGTCACTGACAAGAATGGACAGGACGAAGCCAAGAAGCCATCAAGGATAAAAGCTTATGATTACCGGGCTTGGGACAAATTTGATGTG GACAAGGCCCTTGAGTCAATGGACAAAGAGGAGAGCCCTGAGTCAAACGACTCTGATTCAGAGGAAGCAGGCATCGTGGTCGACAAAGACCTAGCCCTCGCCGAGAAGGAAAAA GGCAACCAGTTCTTTAAAGAGGGGAGGTATGATAACGCTGTTGAATGCTATACCAGAGGAATGAGTGCAGACCCTTACAATCCCATTCTGCCCACCAACCGGGCAACCTGCTTCTTCAGACTCAAAAA GTACGCGGTGGCAGAATCGGACTGTAACTTGGCCATAGCTCTGGACGGTAAATATGCCAAGGCTTATGCCCGCAGAGGAGCTGCCCGTTTTGCCCTTAAAAACTGTCAAGGAGCATTAGAGG ATTATGAGATGGTTCTGAAGTTGGATCCAGAAAACACTGAAGCGCAGACTGAAGTGAAGAAGATAAAAGAG GCCTTAGCGTCCCAGCCAAAGGGAGATGAGAAAGCAGAATTGGTTCAGCCACAGATGCCTGTGGTTGACCCTGCTGAGCAAAGACGAATGGAGGAGCAGCAGAAAAGACAAGAGGCAGTTGTGCAGAAGGATAGG GGCAATGCGTACTTTAAAGAGGGAAAGTACGAGGCGGCTGTACAGTGCTATACCACAGGAATGGAAGCAGATGTGACAAACGTCCTTCTTCCCGCAAATCGAGCAATGGCATACTTAAAACTTCAAAG GTACGCTGAGGCTGAGGAAGACTGTTGCAGGGCCATTGCTCTGGATGGGACCTACTCCAAAGCCTTCGCTAGGCGTGGCACAGCCAGGACTGCCCTGGGCAAATACACAGACGCCAAGGAGG ATTTTGAGCAAGTCCTGAAGCTTGAGCCGGGAAACAAGCAGGCGCTGGCTGAACTGAAGAAAGTGGTAATG GAAATGACTGCACGTGGACTGTTGTCTCCAGAGGAGTGTGTCCACAGAAGGACGGTTCAGCCGGTCGATAAGCCACCTCACCTCAGATCAACT AAGCCACTCAGAAGGGTGGAAATTGAGGAGGTGGGAGGAGAGGTGGCGTTGTCAGACGGGCCG ACACATAAAGAGGAAAAGATGAAAGGTCAACCAGAGCGAGTTCTGACCTCCTCCAATTCTACAGAGCCAGAGGTGGTCCCACCAGTCCCCACAAACAGCTTTCAGCTGGAGGCAGACCTGAGGAAGCTGGGAAATCGGTCTGAACTGACctataaatatttaaag CAAATCACACCTGAAGCATATCCAAAGATTTTCCAGAACTCTCTGGAACCTGACATTCTCAATCACATTCTGAGGATATTTCAGAGCTTTTACATCAA ACATGAGGATCCCTCACTTATCCTGGAGATCCTGAGGAACTTGGCAAGTGTGAAGAGGTTTGACATGGCCGTCATGTTCATGTCTTCTGCTGAGAAAAAAG tgTTACATGAGTTGTTTGAGTGTGTCCGCCACGCCGGTCTGGAGGACAATTCTGTTGGAGTCCTACAGAAGAAATATGGAGTatga